The proteins below are encoded in one region of Citrobacter enshiensis:
- a CDS encoding carboxylate/amino acid/amine transporter, whose amino-acid sequence MSSTRRGMMNVLIAAVLWGSSGVCAQYIMEQSQMSSQFLTMTRLIFAGLILLMLSFVHGDKVFSILRNRKDALSLLIFSIAGALTVQLTFLLTIEKSNAATATVLQFLSPTIIVAWFALVRKARPGVLVLTAILTSLIGTFLLVTHGNPTSLSISPSALFWGIASAFAAAFYTTYPSTLIGRYGTLPIVGWSMLIGGVILLPFYAGEGTHFVVNGSLILAFFYLVVIGTSLTFSLYLKGAQMIGGPRASILSCAEPLSSALLSLLLLGITFTLPDWLGTLLILSSVVLISMDSRRRARGV is encoded by the coding sequence ATGAGTTCCACCAGAAGAGGGATGATGAACGTCCTGATCGCCGCCGTATTGTGGGGCAGTTCAGGGGTGTGCGCGCAGTACATCATGGAGCAAAGCCAGATGTCATCGCAGTTTCTGACGATGACGCGTCTGATATTCGCCGGACTGATTCTCCTCATGCTCTCCTTTGTGCATGGCGATAAGGTGTTTTCCATCCTCAGGAATCGCAAAGACGCCCTGAGTCTGCTGATCTTCTCCATCGCCGGCGCGCTCACCGTACAGCTTACCTTCCTGCTCACTATCGAGAAATCCAACGCCGCCACCGCCACGGTGCTGCAATTTTTGTCACCGACGATTATCGTGGCGTGGTTCGCGCTGGTGCGTAAAGCGCGACCCGGTGTTCTGGTACTGACCGCTATTCTCACCTCGCTGATTGGCACCTTTTTACTGGTGACTCACGGCAACCCAACGTCGCTGTCTATTTCACCTTCTGCGCTGTTCTGGGGGATCGCCTCGGCCTTTGCCGCCGCGTTTTACACGACCTACCCTTCGACGCTGATTGGGCGGTACGGCACGTTACCGATTGTCGGCTGGAGTATGTTAATCGGCGGGGTGATCCTGTTACCGTTTTACGCTGGAGAGGGCACCCACTTCGTGGTGAATGGCAGTCTGATTCTGGCGTTTTTCTATCTGGTGGTGATCGGCACGTCGCTGACGTTCAGCCTGTACCTGAAAGGTGCGCAGATGATTGGCGGGCCGAGGGCCAGTATTCTGAGCTGCGCAGAGCCATTGAGCAGCGCATTGCTCTCACTGCTGTTGCTGGGGATCACGTTCACCCTGCCGGACTGGCTGGGTACGCTGCTGATCCTCTCCTCGGTGGTACTGATTTCAATGGACTCCCGCCGCCGCGCCAGAGGGGTCTGA
- the araC gene encoding arabinose operon transcriptional regulator AraC, translating into MCFTFDAYLVAGFTPVIRSGPLDTPIDRPDGMEGYIINITVRGKAWIKTKKGTFITCEKNDLLIFPPGVPHHYGRDENSDCWDHFWIYFIPRPYWHNWLTWQGNEGEPGKLTLKNEHDCELMKTLFTEAITFFSEGDALSEAISMNVLERIILNCYQLQEDRGKKTRDIRIEEVCLYLNRHITEDLSISDLAAQVCLSPSRLSHLFRKETGQTINEWKEEQRIYRAKNMLQNTVLSISDIAQLSGYNDAFYFSKIFRRHCGVSPRRYRNNYTNLIPDKSSRSSST; encoded by the coding sequence ATGTGTTTTACCTTTGATGCGTATCTGGTGGCTGGATTCACACCGGTTATCCGTAGCGGTCCTCTCGATACCCCGATAGACCGTCCGGACGGAATGGAAGGGTATATTATTAATATTACCGTGAGGGGAAAAGCGTGGATAAAAACCAAAAAAGGCACATTTATTACCTGTGAAAAAAATGATTTACTTATTTTTCCACCCGGCGTACCGCATCATTATGGGCGGGATGAAAACAGCGATTGCTGGGATCACTTTTGGATTTACTTCATTCCCCGCCCTTATTGGCATAATTGGCTAACCTGGCAAGGCAACGAGGGTGAACCCGGCAAACTTACGCTAAAAAATGAACACGACTGTGAATTAATGAAGACGCTGTTCACCGAGGCGATTACGTTCTTTTCTGAAGGCGATGCGCTGTCAGAGGCAATATCGATGAACGTTCTCGAACGTATCATTCTGAATTGCTATCAACTACAGGAAGATAGGGGTAAGAAAACGCGCGACATCAGAATAGAAGAGGTGTGCCTCTATCTGAACCGGCATATCACGGAGGATTTGAGCATCTCCGACCTGGCCGCACAGGTCTGTTTGTCACCGTCTCGTCTGTCTCATCTGTTCCGCAAAGAAACCGGGCAGACCATTAATGAATGGAAAGAAGAACAGCGGATATATCGCGCCAAAAATATGCTGCAAAATACCGTACTGTCTATATCTGACATTGCACAATTAAGCGGATATAACGATGCCTTTTACTTCTCAAAAATTTTTCGTCGCCACTGCGGGGTCTCCCCTCGCCGATACAGAAATAATTATACAAATCTCATTCCGGATAAAAGCAGTCGTTCCAGTAGCACTTAA
- the nepI gene encoding purine ribonucleoside efflux pump NepI encodes MSECIAEKSRAGEMARANWSAVFAVAFCVACLITVEFLPVSLLTPMAQDLGISEGVAGQSVTVTAFVAMFASLFVTQIIQATDRRYVVILFAVLLTLSCLLVSFANSFTLLLMGRACLGLALGGFWAMSASLTMRLVPARTVPKALSVIFGAVSIALVIAAPLGSFLGGVIGWRNVFNAAAVMGGLCILWLLKALPSLPGEPSHQKQNMLSLLQRPGVMVGMIAIFMSFAGQFAFFTYIRPLYMNLAGFDVDGLTLVLLSFGIASFVGTSISSVILKRSVKLALAGAPLVLAVSALVLTLWGSDKGVAAGIAIIWGLAFALVPVGWSTWITRTLADQAEKAGSIQVAVIQLANTCGAAAGGYALDNLGLLSPLVLSGILMLLTALLVASKVRISAHSH; translated from the coding sequence ATGAGTGAATGTATAGCTGAAAAATCCCGCGCTGGAGAAATGGCCCGAGCTAACTGGTCTGCGGTATTTGCTGTGGCGTTCTGCGTCGCCTGTCTGATCACCGTGGAATTTCTGCCCGTTAGTCTGCTGACGCCGATGGCGCAGGATCTGGGGATCTCTGAGGGGGTTGCCGGTCAGTCGGTGACCGTAACCGCCTTTGTCGCTATGTTTGCCAGCCTGTTTGTTACCCAAATTATCCAGGCGACCGACCGTCGCTACGTGGTGATCTTGTTTGCCGTCCTGCTGACGCTTTCGTGCCTGCTGGTCTCGTTTGCCAATTCCTTTACATTACTGCTCATGGGGCGAGCTTGCCTCGGACTGGCGCTTGGCGGGTTCTGGGCGATGTCTGCGTCGCTCACTATGCGACTGGTTCCGGCACGTACGGTACCGAAAGCGCTGTCGGTGATTTTCGGCGCGGTCTCCATTGCGCTGGTGATTGCTGCGCCATTGGGCAGTTTTTTAGGCGGCGTTATCGGCTGGCGCAACGTCTTTAACGCGGCGGCGGTGATGGGGGGGCTGTGTATTCTCTGGTTGCTGAAAGCGTTGCCTTCTCTGCCTGGCGAACCGTCTCACCAAAAGCAAAACATGCTTAGCCTGCTGCAACGTCCAGGGGTGATGGTTGGAATGATTGCCATCTTCATGTCGTTTGCTGGCCAGTTCGCGTTCTTTACCTACATTCGCCCGCTGTATATGAATCTGGCGGGCTTTGACGTTGATGGTCTGACGCTGGTGCTGTTGAGTTTTGGTATTGCCAGCTTTGTCGGCACGTCGATCTCTTCCGTTATCCTCAAACGCTCGGTCAAACTGGCGCTGGCCGGTGCGCCGCTGGTGCTGGCAGTGAGCGCGTTGGTGCTGACATTATGGGGAAGCGACAAAGGGGTCGCCGCAGGGATCGCCATCATCTGGGGACTGGCGTTTGCGCTGGTACCGGTAGGGTGGTCAACGTGGATCACGCGTACGCTTGCCGATCAGGCGGAAAAAGCCGGATCTATTCAGGTCGCGGTGATCCAGCTAGCGAATACGTGTGGCGCAGCGGCAGGGGGCTACGCACTCGATAACCTGGGTTTACTGTCACCGTTGGTGCTATCCGGTATTTTGATGCTGCTGACGGCGCTTTTGGTCGCCTCGAAAGTGCGCATAAGTGCGCATTCTCATTAA
- a CDS encoding beta-galactosidase has translation MAGLYYGVAYYDEYIREERLEKDIEMMVAAGINVVRIAESTWSTLEPEENTFNFYHIDRVLDAMHRASISVIIGTPTYAIPSWLARKHPDALVTTPGGHEKYGRRQIMDIINPHFLQHAENVIRALLNHVRHHPAIIGYQVDNETKHYDNTGEYIQAAFIASLKKQFPDIRQMNDAFGLEYWSNRIDCWEDFPPINSTINASLGCAFARFRREKVADYLAWQADIVQEYARPEQFVTQNFDFEWRGYSFGLQPQVNHFSAAQAMSVVSIDVYHPGQDHLSGREIAFSGDVARNLKNGRNYYVMETQAQGFAKWTPWPGQLRLQAFSHIASGASMVAYWHWHSIHNSYETYWKGLISHDFAPGPTYQEAITIGQEMAQLSGVLDELRVENDVAILVSNDAMEAMNWFKPDTSQPGLNNHGHYVYNDILRRFWDALYDNNVAVDIINALDPQNSKYKVVVIPALYCATDEQLECINQFVENGGKALIGFKSGFCDENVRVRAETQPAILNKCCGSSYSQFVIPENVGLLSETQALICAPDERPEMWMELLTPDTEQTAVLLRYDHPVWGKYAAATLSNYGKGQALYVGFLPSSKVIFDLFSTLTSDMALVSATPVYQWPLVVRRATNSRGEAVQFIFNYCSTPTTISTEAEVTEPLTGKRYHQGERVEIDAWGMRLFVKLR, from the coding sequence ATGGCAGGTCTTTATTATGGTGTGGCCTATTACGATGAGTACATTCGTGAGGAACGCCTGGAAAAAGATATTGAGATGATGGTTGCCGCTGGCATTAATGTTGTCAGAATTGCGGAGTCCACCTGGAGCACGCTGGAGCCTGAAGAGAATACGTTTAATTTCTACCATATCGATCGCGTGCTCGACGCCATGCACCGCGCGAGTATTTCCGTCATTATCGGCACACCAACCTACGCCATCCCTAGCTGGCTGGCGCGTAAGCATCCGGATGCGCTGGTCACTACGCCAGGCGGGCATGAAAAATATGGCCGTCGGCAGATTATGGATATCATTAACCCTCATTTTCTTCAGCATGCCGAAAATGTCATTCGCGCCTTGCTTAATCATGTTCGCCATCATCCCGCTATTATTGGTTATCAGGTTGATAATGAAACAAAACATTATGACAATACCGGCGAATATATTCAGGCAGCTTTTATCGCATCGCTGAAAAAACAGTTTCCAGATATTCGCCAGATGAACGATGCCTTCGGCCTTGAGTACTGGAGTAATCGCATTGATTGCTGGGAAGATTTTCCCCCTATCAACAGCACTATCAATGCCAGCCTCGGTTGCGCTTTTGCCCGCTTTCGTCGGGAGAAGGTCGCAGACTATCTGGCCTGGCAGGCCGATATCGTGCAGGAATACGCGCGGCCAGAGCAGTTTGTCACGCAAAACTTCGATTTTGAATGGCGCGGTTATTCATTTGGGCTTCAGCCACAGGTCAACCACTTTTCTGCCGCGCAGGCAATGAGCGTTGTCAGCATTGACGTTTATCATCCTGGTCAGGATCATCTTAGCGGGAGGGAAATAGCCTTCAGCGGCGATGTGGCGAGAAACCTGAAAAATGGGCGCAATTATTATGTCATGGAGACGCAGGCCCAGGGCTTTGCCAAATGGACGCCCTGGCCTGGCCAATTGCGCCTGCAGGCATTTAGTCATATCGCCAGCGGTGCCAGCATGGTTGCTTACTGGCACTGGCATTCCATCCACAACTCCTATGAAACCTACTGGAAAGGGCTTATCAGCCATGATTTCGCCCCTGGCCCCACTTACCAGGAGGCGATAACTATCGGTCAGGAGATGGCTCAGTTGTCCGGCGTTCTCGACGAACTGCGCGTGGAAAATGATGTGGCGATCCTGGTCAGCAATGATGCGATGGAAGCCATGAACTGGTTTAAACCCGATACTTCGCAGCCCGGGCTGAACAACCATGGTCATTACGTCTACAACGATATTCTGCGACGGTTCTGGGATGCGCTTTATGACAATAATGTTGCCGTAGATATCATCAACGCCCTCGACCCACAGAATAGTAAATACAAGGTCGTCGTTATCCCGGCGCTCTACTGTGCAACCGATGAACAGCTTGAGTGTATCAATCAGTTTGTTGAAAACGGCGGCAAAGCGCTGATTGGATTTAAATCCGGATTTTGTGATGAGAATGTCAGGGTGCGCGCAGAAACCCAGCCCGCGATACTAAATAAATGCTGCGGTTCCAGCTACAGCCAGTTCGTCATTCCAGAAAACGTGGGACTACTATCCGAAACTCAGGCGCTGATTTGCGCACCTGATGAACGCCCTGAAATGTGGATGGAGCTGCTCACGCCGGATACAGAACAGACCGCCGTTCTGCTGCGCTATGACCACCCGGTCTGGGGAAAATATGCTGCCGCTACGCTGTCGAATTATGGTAAAGGGCAAGCGCTTTATGTCGGATTCCTCCCCTCCAGCAAAGTGATATTTGACCTGTTTAGTACGCTCACCTCTGATATGGCACTGGTCTCCGCCACGCCAGTGTATCAGTGGCCGCTGGTGGTTCGCCGCGCCACCAACAGTCGCGGTGAGGCGGTGCAATTTATTTTCAATTATTGTTCCACGCCTACAACAATCAGTACTGAGGCCGAAGTGACGGAACCGCTGACCGGGAAGCGGTATCATCAGGGAGAACGCGTTGAAATTGATGCCTGGGGCATGCGGTTGTTTGTGAAATTACGGTAA
- a CDS encoding type II toxin-antitoxin system RelE/ParE family toxin: protein MWDVETTDAFDRWFDEQTEALKEDMLAAMMILSEYGPQLGRPFADTVNDSAFSNMKELRVQHQGSPIRAFFAFDPSRHGIVLCAGDKTGLNEKKFYKDMIKFADAEYRKHLNK from the coding sequence ATGTGGGATGTTGAAACAACGGACGCTTTCGACAGGTGGTTTGACGAACAGACTGAAGCACTCAAGGAAGACATGCTCGCTGCTATGATGATTTTGTCCGAATATGGCCCCCAATTGGGAAGACCGTTTGCGGATACGGTGAACGACTCTGCTTTTTCGAATATGAAAGAGTTACGCGTTCAGCATCAAGGTAGCCCAATTCGGGCGTTCTTCGCGTTTGATCCTTCTCGTCATGGCATCGTGTTGTGCGCTGGAGATAAAACGGGGTTAAACGAGAAGAAATTCTATAAGGATATGATTAAGTTTGCAGATGCTGAGTACAGAAAACATCTTAATAAGTAA
- a CDS encoding glycoside hydrolase family 1 protein, giving the protein MRYRFPENFWWGSACSALQTEGDSLNGGKSQTTWDVWFARQPGRFHQGIGPENTSGFYQHWKQDIALLKQLKHNSFRTSLSWSRLIPDGTGEVNPEAVEFYSHVIDELLAQGITPFITLFHFDMPMVMQEKGGWENRDVVAAFCRYAQICFDLFGNRVKHWFTFNEPIVPVEGGYLYDFHYPNVVDFRRAATVAYHTVLAHSLAVRAYRAGSHDGEIGVVLNLTPSYPRSAHPADVKAAHHADLLFNRSFLDPVLKGEYPADLIALLKEYDQLPACQPGDKELIADGKIDLLGINYYQPRRVKCRDSAVNPDAPFMPETLFDYYEMPGRKMNPYRGWEIYEPGIYDIITNLRDHYGNPRCFISENGMGVENEQRFIENGHINDHYRIEFVSEHLKWLHKGISEGCNCLGYHMWTFIDNWSWLNGYKNRYGFVQLDLETQQRTIKQSGKWFANTAEHNGFD; this is encoded by the coding sequence ATGCGATACCGTTTTCCTGAAAACTTTTGGTGGGGCAGTGCCTGCTCGGCGCTGCAAACCGAAGGCGACAGCCTGAACGGCGGTAAAAGCCAGACCACATGGGATGTGTGGTTTGCGCGCCAGCCAGGTCGTTTCCATCAAGGAATTGGTCCAGAAAATACCTCTGGATTTTATCAGCACTGGAAACAGGACATCGCACTGCTAAAACAGCTAAAACATAACAGTTTCCGTACCTCGCTGAGCTGGTCGCGTCTCATTCCCGACGGTACCGGCGAGGTCAATCCCGAAGCCGTTGAGTTCTACAGTCATGTGATCGACGAGTTACTGGCGCAAGGCATCACGCCGTTTATTACGCTGTTCCACTTTGATATGCCGATGGTGATGCAGGAGAAAGGCGGGTGGGAAAACCGTGATGTGGTGGCGGCTTTTTGTCGCTATGCACAAATCTGTTTCGATCTGTTCGGCAACCGGGTTAAGCACTGGTTTACCTTCAACGAGCCGATTGTCCCGGTCGAAGGGGGTTATTTATATGACTTCCATTACCCCAACGTGGTGGATTTCAGACGCGCGGCTACCGTGGCGTATCATACAGTGCTGGCACATTCGTTAGCGGTTCGCGCTTATCGTGCCGGAAGCCACGACGGTGAAATTGGCGTGGTGCTCAACTTAACGCCGTCTTACCCGCGCTCGGCGCATCCGGCAGACGTTAAAGCCGCACATCATGCGGATTTGCTGTTTAACCGTAGCTTCCTTGATCCGGTACTAAAAGGGGAATATCCCGCCGACTTGATCGCATTGTTGAAAGAGTATGATCAGCTACCCGCATGTCAGCCTGGCGACAAAGAACTGATTGCCGATGGCAAGATTGACCTGCTGGGGATCAATTACTACCAGCCACGCCGTGTGAAGTGCCGGGATTCTGCCGTCAATCCTGACGCCCCCTTTATGCCGGAAACATTATTTGATTACTACGAAATGCCGGGGCGTAAAATGAATCCCTACCGCGGCTGGGAAATTTATGAACCGGGTATTTACGATATTATTACCAACCTGCGCGATCATTACGGCAACCCGCGTTGCTTTATTTCTGAAAACGGCATGGGGGTCGAGAACGAGCAGCGCTTTATCGAGAATGGCCACATTAACGACCATTACCGCATTGAATTTGTCAGTGAACACTTGAAGTGGCTACACAAAGGGATTAGCGAAGGCTGCAATTGCCTTGGCTACCACATGTGGACCTTTATTGATAACTGGTCATGGTTGAACGGCTATAAAAACCGCTACGGTTTTGTGCAGTTAGATTTAGAGACTCAACAACGCACCATTAAACAGAGCGGCAAATGGTTTGCGAATACCGCCGAACACAACGGATTCGATTAA
- a CDS encoding MFS transporter, producing MNTNSTVKTINLGGWSASVSNETQPNPPILLGLAVGIGALLWLAPFMGLNSVLNPAKLSKIIGGGSEVNHFLALLGTLGAVTSTITTIVIGALSDLTRSRWGRRTPWILSGSLLTALVMVGLGMIETKEQLWIFIVLWCLLQTFINFVVAPLIAIIADRIAPKHRGLISSIYAAGFIIGQYGGPVVGGFFLSDSNPVLVNTGYYVLAVAMLLSGPVAAIIIKEQSSLGMPRQKIDRSNFVQYFIFPVRNARDFYLALFGKMLIAITITAFSVYQLFFLTSGMGLNSADAGKYISLAGVATMITALVFAPISGPISDKLRTRKKPVFLAAVLIAAGTVIPFIYEHPAAMIWYGIVAGIGSGIFFSVDQALNLEVLPNPDNSAKDLGILNFANTGAQILGPVLGAILFSVVGNQYLPILPVLAVVALAGGGLIMLIKHVD from the coding sequence ATGAACACGAATAGCACCGTCAAAACCATTAATTTGGGTGGGTGGTCTGCGTCAGTTAGTAATGAAACACAGCCGAACCCCCCAATACTTTTAGGTCTCGCCGTCGGAATCGGCGCACTGCTGTGGCTGGCCCCGTTCATGGGACTCAATTCCGTTCTGAATCCGGCTAAGCTCAGTAAAATTATCGGAGGGGGGTCAGAGGTTAATCACTTTCTTGCTCTGCTGGGCACACTCGGTGCGGTCACTTCAACGATTACCACTATTGTTATCGGCGCGCTGTCTGACCTTACGCGCTCCCGCTGGGGCCGCCGGACGCCGTGGATTTTATCCGGTTCGCTCCTGACCGCATTAGTGATGGTGGGTCTGGGAATGATTGAGACCAAAGAGCAGCTTTGGATTTTTATCGTTCTCTGGTGTTTATTACAGACCTTTATTAACTTTGTCGTCGCGCCGCTGATTGCCATCATCGCCGATCGCATTGCGCCAAAACACCGGGGATTAATCTCCTCCATTTATGCGGCGGGTTTTATCATCGGTCAGTACGGTGGTCCGGTGGTTGGCGGATTCTTTCTTAGCGATAGCAACCCGGTGCTGGTCAATACCGGTTATTACGTCCTTGCGGTGGCTATGCTGCTTTCCGGCCCGGTTGCGGCGATCATTATCAAAGAGCAATCCAGCCTCGGTATGCCACGACAAAAAATCGATCGCAGCAACTTCGTTCAGTACTTTATTTTTCCGGTTCGTAATGCGCGTGACTTTTACCTGGCGCTGTTTGGCAAGATGCTGATTGCCATCACCATTACCGCGTTTAGCGTTTATCAGCTCTTTTTTCTGACCAGCGGAATGGGGCTCAATAGCGCTGATGCCGGGAAGTATATCTCCCTGGCCGGGGTAGCCACGATGATAACTGCATTAGTCTTTGCCCCTATTTCCGGCCCGATTTCCGACAAACTGCGCACCCGCAAAAAACCGGTGTTTCTCGCCGCAGTATTGATTGCCGCCGGTACAGTGATCCCGTTTATTTACGAGCATCCCGCCGCGATGATCTGGTACGGAATCGTCGCAGGCATTGGGTCAGGAATTTTCTTCTCTGTCGATCAAGCATTGAATCTGGAGGTATTGCCTAATCCCGATAACTCGGCAAAAGACCTCGGTATCCTGAACTTCGCGAATACCGGCGCGCAAATTTTGGGGCCGGTATTAGGCGCGATTCTGTTCAGCGTGGTGGGGAACCAGTATCTGCCTATCCTGCCTGTTCTGGCCGTTGTCGCGCTGGCAGGAGGGGGACTGATTATGCTGATTAAACACGTAGATTAA
- the nlpA gene encoding lipoprotein NlpA, translating into MKLTIPHVWTGTAVLLAGLLLAGCDQQSSDTKHIKVGVINGAEQDVAEVAKKVAKEKYGLEVELIGFSGSLLSNDATNHGELDANVFQHRPFLEQDNKAHNYTLVAVGNTFVFPMAGYSKKIKTVDQLKEGATVAIPNDPTNLGRALLLLQKEKLITLKAGKGLLPTALDITDNPRHLNIMELEGAQLPRVLDDAKVDVAIISTTYIQQTGLSPVHDSVFIEDKNSPYVNILVAREDNKDAENVKEFLQSYQSPEVAKAAEKIFNGGAVPGW; encoded by the coding sequence GTGAAATTGACGATACCTCATGTCTGGACAGGCACGGCAGTATTGCTGGCGGGATTACTGCTGGCAGGCTGCGATCAACAAAGCAGCGACACAAAACACATTAAGGTGGGCGTGATTAACGGTGCCGAGCAGGATGTGGCAGAAGTCGCCAAAAAAGTGGCAAAAGAGAAGTACGGTCTGGAGGTCGAGCTGATCGGCTTTAGCGGTTCGTTGCTGTCGAACGACGCCACTAACCACGGCGAACTGGATGCTAACGTTTTCCAGCATCGCCCGTTCCTCGAGCAGGATAATAAGGCGCACAACTACACGCTGGTGGCGGTGGGCAATACGTTTGTCTTCCCGATGGCGGGCTACTCGAAAAAAATTAAGACCGTTGATCAACTGAAAGAGGGGGCAACGGTGGCGATCCCGAATGACCCCACCAACCTCGGTCGCGCGCTGTTACTGCTGCAAAAAGAAAAGCTGATCACGTTGAAAGCGGGGAAAGGGCTGCTGCCAACGGCGCTGGATATCACCGACAATCCGCGTCACCTGAACATTATGGAACTGGAAGGCGCACAGTTACCGCGTGTCCTGGATGATGCAAAAGTCGATGTGGCGATCATCAGCACCACCTACATTCAGCAGACCGGGCTGTCTCCGGTGCATGACAGTGTGTTCATTGAAGATAAAAACTCGCCGTATGTGAACATTCTGGTGGCGCGGGAAGACAATAAAGACGCCGAAAACGTGAAAGAATTTCTTCAATCCTATCAGTCGCCTGAAGTTGCTAAAGCGGCAGAGAAAATCTTTAACGGCGGCGCGGTACCGGGCTGGTGA
- a CDS encoding DUF1198 domain-containing protein → MVWIMLATLAVVFVIGFRVLTSGSRRAIRRLSERLGIDVVPVESMIDQMGKTQGEAFLQYLHRPDESHLQNAAQVLLIWQNVIVDGSDQSLQQWHRLLQKARLAAPITDAQVRLALGFLREMEPDTQEINAFQMRYNAYFQPEDGVHWLH, encoded by the coding sequence ATGGTCTGGATAATGCTGGCCACACTGGCGGTGGTGTTTGTTATCGGTTTTCGGGTACTCACGTCCGGGTCCCGACGGGCGATTCGCCGTCTGAGCGAGCGTCTTGGTATTGATGTGGTGCCGGTGGAATCGATGATCGATCAAATGGGCAAAACGCAAGGCGAGGCGTTTTTACAGTATCTGCATCGCCCCGATGAATCGCATTTACAAAATGCCGCACAGGTGCTGCTGATCTGGCAGAACGTGATTGTAGACGGCAGCGATCAGAGCCTGCAGCAGTGGCACCGTTTACTGCAAAAAGCCCGGCTGGCGGCACCGATTACCGATGCGCAGGTGCGCCTTGCGCTGGGTTTTCTGCGCGAAATGGAGCCCGATACGCAGGAGATTAACGCCTTTCAGATGCGCTACAACGCGTATTTTCAGCCTGAAGACGGCGTTCACTGGCTGCACTGA
- a CDS encoding helix-turn-helix domain-containing protein: protein MATLKELMAKQTPESQARIAEKVEEMHQAIALNMLREELNMSQAELAAAMGVKQPTIAKMEQAENDPRLSTLKRYVAALGGELSIDVKLPTGKRVAFHI, encoded by the coding sequence ATGGCTACCCTCAAAGAGTTGATGGCTAAACAAACCCCGGAAAGTCAGGCGCGTATTGCTGAAAAAGTCGAGGAGATGCACCAGGCTATTGCGTTAAATATGTTAAGGGAAGAACTTAACATGTCCCAGGCAGAACTGGCCGCGGCAATGGGCGTTAAGCAGCCAACCATTGCAAAAATGGAACAGGCTGAAAATGATCCTCGTCTCTCTACGTTGAAACGTTACGTAGCAGCGCTGGGTGGCGAGTTAAGTATTGATGTTAAGTTGCCCACCGGTAAGAGAGTTGCGTTCCATATTTAA
- a CDS encoding YicS family protein, protein MKRTMLPLVTALLVLPGIAQANSAYGGLQTANEKTTVLNDLRKICTPQASLSDEAWEKSIMSGEENQQHIREAIIAIERNNQNNYWEALGKVECPDM, encoded by the coding sequence ATGAAACGAACCATGTTACCGCTCGTGACCGCCCTGCTCGTATTGCCGGGTATTGCGCAGGCCAACTCGGCTTACGGCGGGCTCCAGACGGCGAATGAAAAGACGACGGTACTGAACGACTTACGCAAAATCTGTACGCCGCAGGCCTCACTGTCGGATGAAGCATGGGAAAAAAGTATTATGTCAGGTGAAGAAAATCAGCAGCATATCCGGGAGGCAATTATCGCCATCGAGCGAAATAACCAGAACAACTACTGGGAAGCGTTGGGCAAGGTTGAATGCCCGGATATGTAG
- a CDS encoding GNAT family N-acetyltransferase, which translates to MQIQITDTVTEDDQNALFKGLRAYNAQYIKTTSFGELAVYWRDSQGEMQGGLIAKIKGDWLSIEYLWVSESLRKAGYGSKLMQAAEQTAQARGCLHALVDTFSFQALPFYQKHGYTQQMTLPDFPEKGISRHYLSKTF; encoded by the coding sequence ATGCAGATACAGATTACCGATACGGTGACCGAAGATGACCAGAATGCGCTCTTTAAGGGGCTGCGAGCCTATAACGCACAGTATATTAAAACCACGAGTTTCGGCGAACTTGCCGTCTACTGGCGGGATTCGCAAGGTGAGATGCAGGGTGGATTAATTGCGAAAATCAAGGGCGACTGGCTGAGCATTGAGTATTTGTGGGTGAGTGAATCCTTACGTAAAGCGGGTTATGGCAGCAAGCTGATGCAGGCGGCGGAGCAAACTGCGCAGGCGCGGGGTTGCCTGCATGCACTGGTAGATACCTTCAGCTTCCAGGCGCTGCCGTTTTACCAGAAGCACGGCTATACACAGCAAATGACGTTGCCGGACTTCCCGGAAAAAGGCATTTCCCGCCACTATTTGTCGAAAACATTTTGA